A single region of the Pygocentrus nattereri isolate fPygNat1 chromosome 27, fPygNat1.pri, whole genome shotgun sequence genome encodes:
- the kiaa1522 gene encoding uncharacterized protein KIAA1522 homolog isoform X2 has protein sequence MGNSISKKKAKASFGTNHSPSKVKAFWNFGRVDKFKAAGQKQDEQRKLTVHYTASQHYQENVFIEGNRPKYLEDLHTEAQEGLKILQQEEHNNGVDFKDDQTVCTDSPQEKDACCQEGDEQLDFESTADHSITSVSSTFAASSRPVLTRQGSTFKPLNTVKRLDKTKKRTRRTTIMGIPQQVQRELCMGKGVLLQQLPNNENDNSSSTVIIPTIDGGVPIINHEGARVHLQDIEALQASRDEQLLRHHLQAVYRDDLLLNRKLGPRMSPMQRPKSLAVPGMTTSSSLLQEPQGPVMSISPQATYLSTIIPNAVLPAAIDVIEIDRSRSRRSVRTVSKSSLASASPGSSRSGGGIHDVPPSNNSKRSHSQSSETVASNPSTISFRGNAPPLHPTDSTKEVTDLNQEEQRSQKSSSSWLSSSTKAASHKPEQEELSENGESVRNSQLFSRSLSVTKAKLPPAPPRRTYSLHQEKLKQRSREQVDIKDLNNLESNSRRMNGDVNAKEDPTSSNNENKPTHYPVTAFLDDTHSSLTSNPQSPDQDYTDAQTGSGNSSPQNKFERTMSPSSGYSSQSGTPTHPSKDICPTSPGKHKVKPPKPERMGARTSPVVSVSSSMNSLSSATTDPAHLSIQTHTIQSQPPKVSTFVTAEKNKVTPVPSGSALRDLFNIPPPPKVKAPCSPPPETWAHNKRTVELLCGPSPCPNRIYELQKQQQKDSSLMKIQDTTDHTDQTSVERHTSLEIKTTEPHSEHKEVTIEAKNEAMPVQKQVTLDEPLVLRHKEHPPMNEKEEERCPERETASVNEKQEERNLEDQKMEQESPVISEKVPSDELDQRVPSSAQQLKTEKYQLETSALLLENDNLTPKTESTDAEDQNFVKHCTDKDIQDHTPTKILSSEPPRVAGNSPPPSPPPAHHPPPPPKKSPASSVSTPLLEKELQPDTEKECSILECSWPPPPPPLEESSDLVFEVQDEIDFPPPPPPLTHETLSDMSDDCNMESTRQGNNMAQEDSSYVPDITNQEAHNSEKSYDEQPTADATLNGPEVSDEKSFDQSQAKPQSCENISVFHDLVCSKLPEFSPQSQDEAFQQLPEVNHLPPQQDPPNPPIMLAKDLSKQVTPEAPVLTTEVVSPASMEDQSTFNFRRQPSLISKDNRSKELLSRPKSAAIPKEDANIPLVTPSLLQMVRLRSVNVEDQVNVFSEDCKPDTEGTPGQDQGTPRQVIPQKPIRKSYLKSTQSSAKSSPAMVLAPSMRLQEAIRMKTAAMTSSGVPARLSLRLPTPTTNSNEIPVLSPKTQDSCDLHKSPASTASFIFSKSTKKVVIETPTSPEVQATLKQNLAAELMQFSNQAKSTVTNETKKNVKVPPPVAKKPAHATNPVDKSGTATALAIESSSSKQKNVFENGQIENVQPAGQRAQSPETKTPASTIETASTLEVS, from the exons CTGGGCAAAAGCAAGATGAGCAGAGGAAGCTGACAGTGCATTACACAGCCTCCCAACACTACCAGGAGAATGTGTTCATTGAGGGCAACAGGCCAAAGTATCTGGAAGACCTCCACACTGAAGCCCAAGAAGGACTTAAGATACTACAACAGGAGG AGCACAATAATGGAGTGGACTTTAAGGATGATCAGACTGTT TGCACAGACTCTCCACAAGAAAAAGATGCCTGTTGCCAGGAAGGAGATGAACAACTGGATTTTGAAAGCACTGCTGACCACTCCATCACATCAGTATCCAGTACATTTGCAGCGTCTTCACGGCCCGTGCTAACACGGCAAG GTTCAACATTTAAGCCCTTGAACACAGTGAAAAGGctggacaagaccaaaaagaGAACCAGAAGAACAACTATTATGGGAATCCCACAGCAGGTTCAGAGAGAGCTAT GTATGGGGAAGGGAGTTTTGCTGCAGCAACTcccaaacaatgaaaatgacaaTTCATCTAGCACAGTCATAATCCCAACAATTGATGGAGGTGTGCCAATAATAAACCATGAGGGGGCACGGGTACACCTACAGGACATTGAAGCCCTTCAGGCCTCCAGAGATGAGCAACTTCTCAGACACCACCTACAGGCTGTGTACAGAGATGACTTACTCTTAAACCGCAAACTTGGGCCTCGAATGTCTCCTATGCAGAGGCCCAAGTCCCTTGCTGTACCAGGAATGACTACTTCCTCCTCCTTACTGCAGGAACCACAAGGTCCTGTGATGTCCATTTCTCCACAAGCTACTTATTTATCCACGATCATTCCTAATGCAGTTCTACCTGCTGCTATAGATGTAATAGAAATTGACAGAAGCCGCAGTCGGCGCAGTGTACGTACAGTTAGCAAGAGCAGCTTAGCATCCGCAAGTCCAGGCTCTTCACGGTCAGGAGGTGGTATCCATGATGTTCCACCTTCCAACAACTCTAAACGTAGCCACTCACAATCATCTGAGACTGTCGCGTCCAACCCCTCAACAATTTCCTTCAGAGGTAATGCTCCACCTTTACATCCAACAGACAGCACAAAGGAAGTCACTGATTTAAACCAAGAGGAACAAAGGAGTCAAAAAAGCTCATCAAGCTGGTTAAGTTCAAGCACTAAAGCAGCCAGTCATAAACCAGAGCAAGAGGAACTGAGTGAAAATGGGGAAAGTGTCCGAAACAGTCAGCTGTTCTCTCGTAGCTTGTCTGTAACGAAAGCTAAATTACCACCTGCACCACCAAGGAGGACATACTCTTTGCATCAAGAAAAGCTTAAGCAACGGTCAAGGGAACAGGTAGACATAAAAGATTTGAATAATTTGGAATCCAATAGTCGCCGAATGAATGGGGATGTCAATGCAAAAGAAGATCCTACATCATCCAACAATGAAAATAAGCCAACACATTATCCAGTAACAGCATTTTTGGATGACACCCACTCATCTCTGACCTCCAATCCACAGAGTCCTGATCAAGATTACACTGATGCTCAAACAGGATCAGGTAACTCATCCCCACAGAATAAATTTGAAAGGACAATGTCACCATCAAGTGGATACTCAAGTCAAAGTGGCACACCAACTCATCCTTCTAAAGACATATGTCCTACCTCTCCAGGAAAGCACAAGGTAAAGCCTCCCAAACCAGAGAGGATGGGTGCACGAACCTCTCCTGTGGTGTCAGTCTCATCATCAATGAATTCCCTTTCATCAGCTACAACAGATCCAGCCCATCTGTCTATACAAACCCATACCATTCAGTCACAGCCACCAAAAGTTTCCACTTTTGTTACAGCAGAGAAGAACAAAGTGACTCCTGTACCCTCAGGATCAGCCCTCAGGGACTTGTTTAACATTCCACCTCCACCTAAAGTAAAAGCTCCTTGTTCCCCTCCCCCTGAAACCTGGGCTCACAATAAACGTACAGTTGAGCTTTTATGTGGCCCAAGTCCATGCCCCAACAGGATATATGAGcttcaaaaacaacaacaaaaagactCTTCACTAATGAAAATACAGGACACAACAGATCACACTGACCAAACCTCTGTAGAAAGACACACATCATTAGAAATTAAAACAACTGAACCTCATTCAGAGCATAAAGAGGTCACCATTGAAGCAAAGAATGAGGCCATGCCTGTACAAAAACAAGTGACTCTGGATGAGCCTCTAGTTTTAAGGCATAAAGAACATCCACCGatgaatgaaaaagaagaagaacgTTGTCCTGAGAGGGAAACTGCAAGTGTGAATGAGAAACAAGAGGAGAGAAATTTAGAAGACCAGAAGATGGAACAAGAAAGTCCAGTTATTTCAGAGAAAGTGCCATCAGATGAGCTTGATCAAAGGGTGCCATCATCAGCACAGCAGTTGAAAACTGAGAAGTATCAGCTTGAAACAAGTGCGTTGCTGCTAGAGAATGACAATTTGACTCCAAAGACAGAGAGCACTGACGCAGAGGACCAAAATTTTGTCAAGCACTGCACTGACAAAGATATTCAAGATCATACACCCACTAAAATTCTAAGTTCTGAGCCCCCTAGAGTCGCTGGAAACTCTCCACCTCCCTCTCCACCACCTGCACATcatcctcctccacctcctaaAAAATCTCCTGCCTCCTCAGTGTCCACACCTTTACTTGAGAAAGAACTTCAGCCAGATACAGAAAAAGAATGCTCCATTTTGGAGTGTTCCTGGcccccaccacctccacctTTAGAAGAGTCATCTGATTTAGTATTTGAAGTACAGGATGAAATAGACTttcctccacctccaccaccactCACACATGAAACACTTTCAGACATGTCAGATGACTGCAACATGGAATCAACCAGACAGGGAAACAACATGGCTCAAGAGGACTCCTCTTATGTGCCAGATATAACTAATCAGGAAGCACACAATTCAGAGAAATCTTATGATGAACAACCAACTGCTGATGCCACTTTGAATGGTCCAGAGGTGTCAGATGAAAAATCATTTGATCAGTCCCAAGCCAAACCACAGTCCTGTGAGaatatttcagttttccatgatctGGTTTGTTCAAAACTTCCTGAATTTTCCCCTCAATCCCAGGATGAAGCTTTCCAACAGCTGCCTGAGGTAAACCATCTTCCACCTCAACAGGATCCTCCAAATCCTCCAATCATGTTAGCTAAAGATTTATCAAAGCAAGTAACACCTGAAGCACCTGTACTCACTACTGAAGTGGTTAGTCCTGCTTCAATGGAAGATCAGTCTACGTTTAATTTCAGAAGGCAACCAAGTCTAATCAGCAAAGACAACAGAAGCAAGGAACTTTTATCTAGGCCTAAAAGTGCAGCTATTCCAAAAGAAGATGCAAACATTCCCCTTGTGACTCCTTCTTTACTTCAGATGGTGCGTCTACGGTCTGTAAACGTTGAAGATCAGGTTAACGTATTCTCAGAGGATTGCAAACCTGATACGGAGGGCACTCCAGGTCAGGATCAGGGAACACCTAGGCAGGTAATTCCACAAAAACCTATACGCAAGTCCTACTTAAAGTCCACACAATCATCAGCGAAGTCATCCCCTGCTATGGTCTTGGCCCCTTCAATGCGCCTTCAAGAGGCAATACGTATGAAGACGGCTGCAATGACCTCTAGTGGAGTTCCAGCAAGGCTCAGCCTACGCTTGCCCACACCCACCACAAACAGTAATGAAATACCTGTACTATCTCCTAAAACACAAGACAGTTGTGACCTGCACAAGTCCCCTGCATCCACAGCCAGTTTCATTTTCTCCAAGAGCACAAAGAAAGTTGTCATTGAGACACCTACATCTCCAGAGGTCCAGGCTACCCTCAAGCAGAACCTGGCAGCTGAGCTAATGCAGTTTTCTAATCAGGCGAAGTCAACGGttacaaatgagacaaaaaaaaatgttaaggTGCCTCCACCTGTTGCTAAGAAGCCAGCACATGCAACAAATCCAGTGGATAAGTCTGGGACTGCCACAGCGCTTGCAATTGAAAGCTCATCAAGtaagcaaaaaaatgtatttgagaaTGGACAAATTGAGAATGTGCAACCTGCTGGCCAGCGAGCACAATCCCCAGAGACAAAGACGCCAGCAA GTACAATAGAGACTGCAAGTACTCTTGAGGTATCGTAA